The nucleotide sequence tatatatatatatatatattaaccagttagtatatatttatatagtctttatataagttttatttttgtgCGTACGTACATATTCATAATGAATAACTTTGtaattcttataatattatacaatatatataatgttaaaaaaatatatgtgttatatatattaacacatatattcttttagtttttattttatgctaaattaaaaatagtTGTATTATAAACTttattgatatatttataaagtgattttatatatttattcttttatacatttccttgtttattttatatttttttttttaattctttacCCTTTTTTTTAGACGAGCTCATATGATCTTGATGAAATTATGCGATACACGGATCGAAAATTGACATCCCATTATACAACGAGGGATAGTTGGCTAAACCTTCCATCAACAACATTAGTAAAtgattttttcttatttagGGAAATTCGAAACTGataaaaatcaaaaaaaatacataataataataataataaataatttaaatatttttcccCATTGGATATATTGCTATGTAAACCCTGATAAATTTTGTCTGCCTTTCAAAAACgatttcatattttttggTAATTAGGAATAAAGGTATTCTTTCATTCgtattcatttttaacAACCTTATGTgttaaatttatttttattaaaaaatttggggaaattaaaatataaatcaaaaatatggattaaaaaaaattgaaaaaaatattttctaacaccattattatatatatttatgtgtatatatacatatgtgctaatacaaaaatatatatatttattatttttttattttttatttatttttttttttctgtgTATAAATAGCTATTTactctttttattattataatatatatatatatatatatatatatatatattttatttattatttatttttttttttctttttttttctttttttttttgcgtgcgttaatttttttttttcaccTGTACAATTCagatatttataaaatgtagCCGAATGGCTGTTGTTCCATATGTGTGCATAAAATAAAGtgtttttttaatatataataaatatatattttatacaaagtttattatatgaatctgtttttgttttcttaattatttcataaaaaaatatatatataaaatatatataatatatatgatatatatgttatatatatatgtataaaaagctatttaataaatccatgttattaattttttttttttttttttttttttttgtaaacCAGTATAAAAACAGgtcttcattttttctaaatatgaataattcTACAACcaaccaaaaaaaaaaaattatgttaaaataaagaaatatgtttttaataatttacaatatatttgtaaataagtatatatattttttttaaataataaaaaatcaaGTAGAAAAAATCAAGTTACTTCTTTCTAATTTTACTATTCtgagaaaaaagaaaaaaataaaataaaaacatatttttgtGTGTACACGTACGTGTAAATtacttttcttttcttttctttttttttcttctttttcttttaatattatatatatagaataaaaaaaatattaattaaataaaataaataaaNNNNNNNNNNNNNNNNNNNNNNNNNNNNNNNNNNNNNNNNNNNNNNNNNNNNNNNNNNNNNNNNNNNNNNNNNNNNNNNNNNNNNNNNNNNNNNNNNNNNtttttttttttttttttttttttttttttgttattaagtttttaatattatattataatatattatatattttatatatatatatataagtatacTTAGTTCTGTACAATTATCctaattaaaatataataaaatataatttaaaaaaaaaaaaagaagttTAACAAAAATGCGTTCTACAAATAACAATTTAGCTTGCTGCAAAGGAGATAATGTTTTCGATGGACAAATAAATGGAAATGAATCATACCCCCAAGTAGTAAATAAACAATTACCACCTAAGGTATTAGAACCCataattcaaaataaaatagtTGAAATACCCAAAGAAGTATATCTTGAAAAGATTGTAGAAGTTCCTCAAATAAAAACTGTAGAAAGAATAGTGGAACAGATAAGGCCCGTTATTAAGTACAAAAATGTGTATAAACCCAAAACTGTATATGTtgaaaaagtaaaaaatgtagataaaattatataccAAGAGAAAATTGTTGAAGTTCCACAAATAAAAACTGTTGAAAAAATTGTAGAAGTCCCAGTATATGTTAACAGAGAAAGAATTATTACTGTTCCAAGATATATGGTTGTAGAAAAAGTAATCCCCGTATTAAAAACATCTAAAAGAGAAAGTATAATGGAAGTTCCAGAAGTTAATTGCCCACACATTGATATAAGTAAAGAAGTAGAAgataaagaagaaatacCAATTAACGAATTAAAAGAGAATCAAACCATAAGTCTTGCtgatgaaaaagaaatcCAAATATTAAATGACTTAACTAGCCAAAAGGTAGATTCTAATGCAACCATTAATATGGAAGGTGAACAAGATACAACTGTAGATACTATTACACAAGAAAACTTCTGTGGAACGGTTAGTTGTAATTTCTTACCAAATTATCCAAACTTCTCCAAAATTGGAAACCCATTATGCAAAGGAGGTCcagaaaaagaaaaacgTTTTTCAAGTATCAGCATCTACAAATCAAAGGATTCAGGATTCCCAAGTATAAGAATTGCAAAAACTCCACAAATGTTCCAAAGAAATCTTTACTGTTCATATGCTTAAAGGGATATAgttgattttttttttgttgaaTATAGATAAGTTGTACTTTAAAAGggttatatatatatatatatatattataaccattagaagaaatatttttttcttttattatttttttttatttggtTTTCCATTTATACTAATTTAAATgtctttaaaaaaaaaaaaaaaaaaaaaaaaaaaaaaaaaatatttaacaaattaattaaaaaaaaaaaaaaaaaatataaaaatataaattattttaataaaatatttttttttttttttttttcatttNNNNNNNNNNNNNNNNNNNNNNNNNNNNNNNNNNNNNNNNNNNNNNNNNNNNNNNNNNNNNNNNNNNNNNNNNNNNNNNNNNNNNNNNNNNNNNNNNNNNaaaaaaaaatttttttttt is from Plasmodium reichenowi strain SY57 chromosome 5, whole genome shotgun sequence and encodes:
- a CDS encoding inner membrane complex protein 1g, putative, encoding MRSTNNNLACCKGDNVFDGQINGNESYPQVVNKQLPPKVLEPIIQNKIVEIPKEVYLEKIVEVPQIKTVERIVEQIRPVIKYKNVYKPKTVYVEKVKNVDKIIYQEKIVEVPQIKTVEKIVEVPVYVNRERIITVPRYMVVEKVIPVLKTSKRESIMEVPEVNCPHIDISKEVEDKEEIPINELKENQTISLADEKEIQILNDLTSQKVDSNATINMEGEQDTTVDTITQENFCGTVSCNFLPNYPNFSKIGNPLCKGGPEKEKRFSSISIYKSKDSGFPSIRIAKTPQMFQRNLYCSYA